A window of Torulaspora globosa chromosome 8, complete sequence contains these coding sequences:
- the PHO84 gene encoding phosphate transporter PHO84 (ancestral locus Anc_8.858), producing MSEMKDGEIHHEVREKNITKGGNAAFHNFINDFAHIEDPLERRRLALKKIDDASFGWYHVRAILVAGVGFLTDSYDIFAINLGIAMLTYVFWEGNMPSSTNTLLKVSTSVGTVIGQLGFGLMGDIIGRKKVYGIELIIMISATILQCTAGHSPGVSFVAVLTFYRIIMGIGIGGDYPLSSIITSEFATTKWRGAIMGAVFANQAFGQLAAGIIALILVAAYKSELVNVKNGKQCGPSCQKACDQMWRILIGLGAVPGAIALYFRLTIPESPRYSLDINADLSKGTADIGKFVSGEYGDAEADQIQRLERAPTAVEAVDIQPPKASFKDFCTHFGKWKYGKILLGTAGSWFCLDVAFYGLGLNTAVILQTIGYAGSENIYKKLYNTAVGNLILICAGSLPGYWVSVFTMDIIGRKPIQLFGFFILTVLFCVIGFAYHKLSDGGLLGLYIVCQFFQNFGPNTTTFVVPGECFPTRYRSTAHGISAASGKVGAIIAQTALGTLINHNCAKDGKKQNCWLPHVMEIFALFMLVGLFLSFLIPETKRMTLEEVSEKYHDEIDPSAYRGAVAGSNQTSADSTELEHV from the coding sequence ACGATTTCGCTCACATCGAGGATCCTCTagagagaagaaggctggcgctgaagaagatcgaTGACGCCAGCTTTGGCTGGTACCACGTGCGTGCCATTCTGGTGGCAGGTGTTGGTTTCTTGACCGACTCTTACGATATCTTTGCGATCAACTTGGGTATCGCGATGTTGACGTATGTGTTCTGGGAGGGAAATATGCCAAGCTCGACCAACACTCTGTTGAAGGTTTCTACCTCTGTCGGTACTGTTATCGGTCAGTTGGGTTTTGGTTTGATGGGTGATATCATCGGTCGTAAGAAGGTGTATGGTATCGAGTTGATCATTATGATTTCTGCTACCATCCTGCAGTGTACGGCTGGTCATTCTCCCGGTGTCAGTTTTGTCGCCGTGTTGACTTTCTACCGTATCATTATGGGTATTGGTATTGGTGGTGACTACCCATTGTCCTCTATTATCACGTCTGAATTTGCTACCACCAAGTGGAGAGGTGCCATCATGGGTGCTGTCTTTGCTAACCAGGCTTTCGGTCAACTTGCCGCTGGTATCATTGCTTTGATCCTGGTTGCCGCTTACAAGAGCGAGTTGGTTAATGTGAAGAATGGGAAGCAGTGTGGTCCTTCTTGTCAGAAAGCCTGTGACCAGATGTGGAGAATTTTGATCGGTTTGGGTGCTGTTCCAGGTGCCATTGCCCTTTACTTCAGATTGACCATCCCAGAATCACCACGTTACTCTCTGGACATCAACGCCGACTTGAGCAAGGGTACCGCTGATATTGGTAAGTTTGTTTCTGGTGAATATGGTGACGCAGAGGCTGACCAAATTCAGCGTCTGGAAAGAGCTCCAACCGCTGTGGAAGCTGTCGACATTCAACCACCAAAGGCATCTTTCAAGGATTTCTGCACACATTTCGGCAAATGGAAATACGGTAAGATCTTGTTGGGTACCGCTGGTTCGTGGTTCTGTCTGGATGTTGCCTTCTACGGTTTGGGTCTAAATACCGCCGTCATTTTACAAACCATCGGTTACGCCGGTAGCGAGAACATCTACAAGAAACTTTACAACACTGCTGTTGGTAACCTGATCTTGATTTGTGCTGGTTCCCTGCCGGGCTACTGGGTCTCCGTCTTCACGATGGATATCATCGGCAGAAAACCAATTCAGCTGTTcggtttcttcattttgacCGTGTTGTTCTGTGTCATTGGTTTCGCTTACCACAAGCTTAGCGATGGAGGCTTGCTGGGGTTGTACATCGTGtgtcaattcttccaaaactTCGGCCCAAACACTACCACTTTCGTTGTTCCAGGTGAATGTTTCCCAACCAGATACAGATCCACCGCTCATGGTATCTCTGCTGCATCCGGTAAGGTCGGTGCTATCATTGCACAAACCGCTCTAGGTACTTTGATCAACCACAACTGTGCCAAAGATGGCAAGAAGCAGAACTGTTGGTTGCCACATGTCATGGAAATTTTCGCTCTATTCATGCTTGTCGGTCTTTTCCTTTCGTTCCTAATTCCAGAAACCAAGAGAATGACTTTGGAAGAGGTTTCTGAGAAATACCACGACGAAATTGATCCTTCTGCTTACAGGGGTGCTGTTGCTGGTTCCAACCAGACTTCCGCCGACTCTACCGAATTGGAACACGTCTAA